One segment of Dromaius novaehollandiae isolate bDroNov1 chromosome Z, bDroNov1.hap1, whole genome shotgun sequence DNA contains the following:
- the LOC135325028 gene encoding coiled-coil domain-containing protein 68-like yields MSSPSKEKKNARIVTTTVLLTEHVTREDRGSEGNYLLYGSSCAEVTEEAEYVKKQLPQISGNKLESKNSMSSSSYSPIVVRMKETEQQLLLVSKENQVLKIKLEATREAGVQALRSASQTLYENYQTQSEELKKRHENDKKQIQAYHLEQEQKLQQNTEQASRLAEGITEKCTQITEMERRVQRMEEEKKTLMERKLSLEQMLLQMMSKNKDSKRCLALQMEISTLQEQIGHLQHVIQAQHQNLRGVIQEVEELNNELRNQDKKIGNLTEKLNALEAQNKELKEKVELWSGQSKTKVSRGVMTNTARNFGTSPYLMLTRIRKQES; encoded by the exons ATGTCCTCCCCGTCCAAAG aaaagaaaaatgcacgtATAGTGACAACTACTGTACTGCTCACTGAACACGTAACAAGAGAGGACCGAGGCTCAGAGGGAAATTATCTCCTCTATGGATCCTCTTGTGCCGAAGTCACTGAAGAAGCTGAATATGtgaaaaag CAGCTTCCTCAAATCTCAGGCAATAAGCTGGAGTCAAAGAACAGTATGTCTAGCTCCAGCTACAGTCCCATTGTGGTGAGgatgaaagaaacagaacagcagcTCTTGCTGGTGAGCAAGGAAAATCAAGTACTAAAGATCAAG CTGGAAGCTACAAGAGAAGCAGGTGTACAGGCTCTCAGATCTGCATCCCAAACACTATATGAGAATTACCAGACTCAGTCAGAAGAACTTAAAAAAAGGCATGAGAATGATAAGAAGCAAATACAG GCCTACCATCTTGAACAAGAACAAAAGCTCCAGCAAAATACAGAACAAGCCAGTCGCCTAGCTGAAggaatcacagaaaaatgcacccagattACAGAAATGGAGAGAAGAGTGCAGAGGATGGAAGAG GAAAAGAAAACTCTGATGGAAAGGAAGCTGTCACTGGAACAGATGCTTCTGCAGATGATGTCAAAGAACAAAGACAGCAAACG GTGTCTGGCTCTTCAGATGGAGATTTCCACTCTGCAAGAACAGATCGGCCATTTGCAGCATGTGATCCAGGCTCAGCATCAGAACCTGCGCGGTGTGATACAGGAG GTGGAGGAATTGAACAATGAACTCAGAAACCAAGACAAAAAAATAGGAAATCTGACAGAAAAGCTAAATGCACTTGAAGCTCAG aatAAAGAACTTAAAGAAAAAGTGGAATTATGGTCTGGCCAATCCAAGACTAAAGTTTCCAGAGGTGTCATGACAAA CACAGCACGAAACTTTGGAACATCACCGTACTTGATGCTCACCAGGATAAGGAAGCAAGAAAGCTAG